Proteins found in one Gemmatimonadales bacterium genomic segment:
- a CDS encoding inorganic phosphate transporter encodes LSAGLTSLLRGLNDAPKMLALGLVAAAGSVSGQSLYVLVALAMGAGSYVAGSRVTATLAGKVTKLSPDDGFAANLVTSVLVGAASGFSLPVSTTHVSSSAVIGVGMHRGNVRWRMVRDMALAWLVTVPLAGVVAAAAYSVAGLWR; translated from the coding sequence GCTCTCCGCGGGGCTGACCAGCCTGCTCCGCGGGCTCAACGACGCACCGAAGATGTTGGCCCTCGGCCTCGTCGCGGCGGCGGGCTCCGTGTCGGGCCAGTCCCTCTACGTGCTGGTCGCGCTGGCAATGGGGGCGGGCAGCTACGTTGCCGGCTCCCGGGTGACCGCGACGCTGGCGGGGAAGGTCACGAAGCTGTCGCCCGACGACGGATTCGCGGCGAACCTGGTGACGTCGGTCCTGGTCGGCGCCGCATCGGGATTCTCGCTCCCGGTGTCCACCACCCACGTTTCCTCGAGCGCCGTGATCGGAGTCGGAATGCACCGCGGCAACGTACGCTGGAGGATGGTGCGCGACATGGCGCTGGCGTGGCTGGTGACCGTGCCGCTGGCCGGGGTGGTGGCGGCCGCCGCCTATTCGGTCGCCGGCCTCTGGCGGTGA